The genomic segment TTGAGACACTGGTTATGGCATTTATCTAAATTTGGGAGTTATCTGCATAGAAAAGGACATATTACATACTTGTCCACTTAAAATGTATGTTCGGTAGATTTTATTGTGATGGAAACATAAGATCATAGTGTTTCAGGTAGGTCAGGCATACCCAGATCTGACCTGGACTTGGTATCTCTGCATCTAAACCAGTCCTTGACCTAGATCTGATTCTTAGACCAAGGTCTGGCAAAATTTTTATACCTTATCAAGAATGACATTGCAACCCATTTTTGATTTCAAATAAAGCGAATCATGTTTGTGGGTTATGATTTATATTTAATTGccgctatttttttattttgtgtgCTGAACTTTTCCTTTCTAAGCAAACCGAGTATTTGTGGCTCGAACAAAATGTTGCAAATGTTAAAGGATATACTGGATGCTTATTATACAAGAGGGAAGAGTATCTAGTGATCAAGGTATGCAATCCATACAAACATTAACTTAGTCAAATGATATCAAACCAGGCTCGTTATGCGTCACAACTTTTATTATCATGCAAATCTCTTATTGAGGGATACTAACGTCGAGGAGGATCTAGTAGGGTCGAATAGAATCCGGGCCATAGTAGGTCTCCCTCTCTCAATCAGGAGGCAACCGTGATGAGGACACCATGAGTTTGGAAGGGAGAGGTTGTTATAGTCCTACATTGACTAATAAAATAATTGCTACATGGGTTTATTAGACTGACCTAGTAGTTTGATTTTGAGAATATCAAATGATTAAAGTAGTACGGTAGCTTTCCCACTCTAGTAGGCGCTGGTTGGGTCTTTGGTTGAGAAATATTTTAGCCCCAGTTGTGGATGGCTTGGTTGGTTCTTGGCTCCACCTGGTTGGGGTGGGGCCGGGCTAAGTTGGATGGGCTGCCCGCTACCGTGGACAGCCCGATTGAGCTGGTCTGAAATATCAAACAAAATGACATGGTAACCCATGAAACCGAGGGGTTGGTTTTTTCCCTAATAAGTTTAACTTCTCTCTGAAGATGTTGAAATCACCATTTATCCTAAAACATGTgccatactttttttttaatgagtaAGCCCaatatgtaaaatttttaataatagggTTAAAGAATATGGAGACAGAGTTCGAACTCAAGACCTCTGCTCTACTCTTATTTCTTCTACTCTGGGAAACCAACGATCTTAATTAAGGTGTTAAAAGCAAAGACATTTATTGATGATAACTAGCGACCAAGATCTGATGTCATGTGGAAAATAATATTTAGATTGTTGTCCGTTGCGATTCTGCTCCTCATAATTTAGGATCAGATTTTGGCTTGCACAAGGAGAGTCCTTACACTGTGTCAAATATTTGTCTTGTTTATTCTACAAAGTACATGGTAAATGAGTGAGTTGGTGCATGCCAACCTAATTCATGAGATTATGACGCATTAGTATCAGAATTAACCGATTGCTtgctcctttttttatttttatttttatttttttgaaattttcgaATGATCTTGGTCTAATATGACTGCTGTACATGTTCTTTTCTCAGGAAGACACTGGTAACTAGTTAAGGGCATCCTTCGAAGCTTCTTTCCGTATTGTCTTGGATATGGTACATTTTAAAATGTAAAAGCCGTAGGATTCAAAAAAAGTGGTGCCTAGGCGAAGCAAGTGGCAGGCAACTCATGGCTTGACAGATTGGAAAGCTTCTATTAGTGCCCTGCCCCTATGCCTACTAGCTCTGGCTGTAAACCCCACAGAGGGGACAAATCCCCTCTTTAGCTACTGCAACAGCCGATGAGTTGATTAAGCTCACGAACCACCAAATGATTGAAGCAATTCCTTTTACGCACCTTCATATCTTCTCTTTTGCTCTAACGATTATCTAAACATTCATTGACCCGATTATTAGGGGACATTCGAGCCAGCCTAGATTTTTTCAAATCAACCAGCTCTTATTTCTATTACCTTAAagtcagaagttggcgagttggGGAAACATAGCCAACCAAGCAAGCTCCGTGACTAAGGATAATTGGGCGGATTCAAATATGTGGAAATAAGCTCCGTAATAACGGGAGGACGTTTACCCGGAGTCCTAATAGAGTAATAGTCGAGAGCAACAAAAGTTGGTCGGGGAAAAAAGAGGGGAACATGGCCCAGCCTTCGAGTCTTGATCGACAACGCATCTTTTGTTCGAACGTGTTGAGCATTGACAATGGTATGTGCTCCCAGCCCCAATGATTGCGCGATCTATTTGGCACAGGACGGTCCGGGGGAGGCCGAAGAGCTCGATCATCTTTTATTCGTTCATGGTAGCCAGGAATGAATGCGGCAAGTGGTTGATTGATGTGAGACTTGGCGGAGCACTGGGTTACAGGTGTGTCCCTAAGCATTGGGGAATGAGAAAATAGAGCTTCTCATATCGGTTGCAGGGTAAACCTTTGCATTCAACCAGATCGTCAATATGTTCGAGGCTGGTTGGACTTTGGAGGGACTTGGTTAGTttcctccctttttcttttcttttcttttcttttttttttgggggaagTCGTAACAAACTAAATATCTTAGAAAAATCTTTGAATCAAACATGATTGAAATCTAAATGAAAAAATGAATCAGACTTGAACTAgccaaaaaaaaacagaggcaaGGAGGGCACTAGCATCGAGGAGGAGGAAAGCATTGGTGATCTAGAAGGATTCCTAAATCGGTGTGAACAATTTTGGCTACTATGAGCAGGGTTGAACAGGGTCCAAAAGCGATATCCGTTGCATCGGAGAGTTGAGTCATAGGCCAAACTTCTGGATCCCATAATTTGGTCATACTACGTCCAattgagatgattttttttttttaaattaggtaatttttcaaggtctacaacatgaTACGACGTCCTTTCGGAGATGGTGCCTCTAGTAGTTGAGCTCAAATTTCATTATTTGGGATTCGAAACGAACCGATCGAACTGAAAGTTTTCTTTTCAGATAAAACTTTGATGGAGTGTAACTCTCTATCCTAGAAGAATCAGGCGGAGAGACATAAAGCAAAATTGATGTGGACATTGAAatccatttcttcaagaattttagttttttttagaaaatttatatTAGCGATATCCATTTCAGAAAAGAGAGTCTTACTAGGATTAAAAAGAGAAATTCAATCCAAATTGTGTAAGGATGGACCTCACATCATAAATAGAGgctatgtacctcatttttttaatcatcaatgaaagaaaagaaaacttaaGCTTTACTTTCGAAATTTCATGATATTTTGCGCTTGTCAATTTACGCCCTCGCACTAAAGATTCCTAGGTTAAAAATAAATTGTGGTGATTCATTGCTACTTTTATTCAAAAAATGACATTGAAATTCATTTGAtacgactttttttttttttcattgtaaTTTCATAGAATATATTAGATCATTAGAAATTTTACGAGTGAAGAATTATTTAGAAAATTTTTCACCTCCCAAAAGGGAAGGGTGATGGCCCCGTTTAAACCCCCCGCTTGCGTGTGAGAGAGCGCGAGAATGCCGGTGGGGGTTGTAATCAGGGAGAATTTCAAAGACAGTTTATCCAAAGCGAGAGTGACAGATGGAAGCTCCCCGCGTGCCCCCTTGAATGAACTGTTCATGCTGTTAGCTCTCCCTGCTAAGAAGTCCCGTCCTTAAGATTGCGCCAAACTATCCTTTTCAAAAGAGATATGAGCCAGGGAACAACACATATGCCATTCGGTCCCATTTTAAATCTGTCTGCTTACGTTTCCCACCCCTATGAGTACAGTATCCATCACCACATTTAATCATTCCAAGGTGGCTACCAACACCGATATTTCTAATAAAAAATCCTCCATCTTGCGTGGGATTACCGCCAAGCAGCTGAGCTTTTTAGGCAGTACAAGGAGAGTAGAGCTTTTTAGAACTCAGAAGGTGGCAGGAGTTGGATGAGTTAAAGTTGGGGGAGGGCAAAATTGAAAGCTCGGTATTCCAATATGATGCATCCATACATTCGAAATCTCATGGTCTGAATCATCTAATATTCCTCGGAATTCATCATGTAAGCGAACACACTATTTTATGGCAACCGGTACGGTGGCGATAAGAGAAGATGGAACCAAGGACAATCCATCTGAGATTTCGTTATGCAGTTTGGTGGAGACCGAGGCTATTTTACCATCGTAGGCCTCCACCTACCCTTGAACCTTTAAATTATTGGTGCAACGACTCATGGCGTTGCTCATTCGAAAAGAATGTTCATCCCACGCTGGGTCGGACGATGGTTGGGTCCCACGGCAGCAGCTCGTTCATGCTTCTAAACAAGAAAGCACTCATTATTCCGTTTCCCAGCTCACGCAGTTGCGATGCCATCCTGAATGGGAGGTAATTTGGGAGCATTCATGGTTGGGTGTCTTACTCGCCATCCAAATTCCAAAGCTCCAAGCTCCACCAGCGGTGCACCCTAGCGAAGAGGGGCCACCGACGGGACCCGAATAATGAAGACCGCGATATTTCCGCGGAGGGGGAGAATGAGATGTTTTTGATCccttttctttattattattattatttttttttttttttgcacctcACCTCGcccatttccttttttttaatattttctttccttctttttttttttttgctttttcttaaaagGGTCGGTCAGAGCACTCTTGCTCATTCTCGTGAAAAGCAGTTTCCGTTTTCTCTCCCTGTTCTCCGCCTCCCAGACCTAACCCTAATccgctcctcctcctgcttCCCCCTCTTTCTTGTAAGATTCGTCGCCATTCCCGATCTCGAAGCCATTAGACCCTAGCATTCTTCTCGCTCTCCTCGATCGAGCTCGTCGAACTGGGTCTCCGATCTGAGCTGGTGCTGGCTCCCGGTATGGTTTCTTTTCCACTCAACCTTCACTCAGCTTAGTTTTTACGGCTTCTCTACTGGCTCTTACTGCCGATTTTGTCTGGAGTAATTTTTCttggttttcatttttttttcagttgaTGGAATGGAGGGAGTAATCCACCTTTTTTTCAGCAATTTCAAATTTCTTCTCGTTTTATTTAATCTCTTGCGTGTTGATCAGCTTGGAGAAGTCTGTGCGAGGAAAAAGGAAACTTGTTCCTTGTAAAGATTTAGAAATGAGCGTGGGGTAATGGAACCCCCGCTTCTCTTTCATATCGTTTTATTTCGAGCGTCAAAAAAGCCATGTGGTTGTCAAATTAGTGGAAATGAATGCGGATTGCGGAAATCTGATTTTACTTTTAATAAGTTTCGCAAAGCCAGCTATTCTCCTTTGCTGCTTAGCGGATGCAGGTGAATCGGTTTGAAATAAAGATGACTGAATGTATTTGAGAAATTGGTTTGTCGCCTTGTCTTTGTAGTTTCAAGTTTGGATATCGAAACTTGAGTCCTTCACATCTAGAGCCTTGGTGTTGGCAATTATGACCATGAAAGGAGCAGGAAAGATTACAGTTGTAGCTGACTGTCAAAACTTAACTCTATGTTGTCACTTCTAGTAAATGTTGTCAGTAAAAACCATACCATGTATCTGAATGTTTGTAGCAGAAATCTGGTGCACATGCAGATAGCTAAAAAGTAAATTTCACTGCAGAGTTGCAGCATTTTAATTGCATAAGAGATGCAATTCAAGTGCGGCCCTTTTTACTTCTAGGCATTCACAAAAGCTCTTGACAATGAAAACTGACATTTCAAACCAGGTGGCTACTTTGAGTTCTTTTTCATGTCAAAGCTCTGTCGTGTGCTAAGAAGATTGATCGGCAATGTAATACTTGTTTtctcccattttttttttgaaatttttaggcATTTTAGGCTGTAGATATCAATAAATGGAATAGGGATGATTTGCCTTCATGTTCTTGGACTGTGCATATGAATAACTGGAATAGGCAGATTTTCTAAATTAAGTGTGTCAACCCATCAACTTCAGTTAAATCAGGTTGTGTTTCCTGTCAAGCCTGAGCAACACTTTGACTTGTAGGAAATGTACTTCCGTCAAGTTGATAACTCAAAATCTATCTATATATGGCTGAATTGGTGGCATTATAAGTCTTAGTGTGATGCTGAAGGTTAGAAGCTAAATTGAACACTTATGGCACTAAAAGTTATTCAGACCTGGGCTAAACTTTGGGGGAACTCTGAATTAGTATCCAACCAAGAAGGTTAGTGACAATTGAGGAATAAATTTTTATGACTAGTTTTCAGAGTCAGTTATATTCCTTATAAATTCTGTACCCTGTTGTTTGGCTGCAAGCTTTTGTGCTTTTTCATTTTGCTCTGAATCTGTGTCACATCAAAACACTGCTAATTCCCTAGTTCAATTGATTCTAGGCTGGGCCACTGGTTGGGCTCCATTTCAGTTTCAAATTTCTTTACCAGGGTTGAACTAGTAGCTGTCTCAATAAATAAAATTCAGAACTACTACCAAGTGATTTCTGTTTTCATGCATTGGGATTCATTATCTTTTAATGCTGTGTTATTGCATTTAAAGCTAACCTTAATTTGGCTACGAGCATGTACAATATTGTGAccttttaatgcattgcagTCACATCGAGCAGGATCATGGTGCACATTGATGTGGAGAAGTTGTTATGCAGGCTTGCTTCAAGTATAATAATTGATATGCATGAAAAGAATCTATGTGAAAAAGTTTGGTTTTTCTCAAGTTTACTTCACTACCCACTGGATGGCTTCTTGGGAAACGGGTTAGTTATTTAATCCCTCATTTTGCTGGTAAAGTAGgttgtcttggttggtagaGCCACGTCAGAAAATGGGTTCATCAGGTGGTATCTGTGAGATTGTCGAATCGAATGAAGAACAAAAATCAGTTCATCATTTTAATAGATCTAACGCACTTAGTATTAAATCAAAAACAGATAAGCGGGATGGTAAGTCTCATGGTCATCCTGTGGAGGATGACCTTGACCGGCTTTTGAGGGCAATTGATCTCAGGACCTCGTCAGGGATTCTCGGTCCTTCTCACCAGGCTGGTGTGGACTTGCTGAGGAAGAATACTCTTAAGAAGCCGCTTAAAGTTGGGATATCTCAAGCATCAGGAATAGGAATATCTGACTCAGGGACCTTGAAACAGGCACTACGAAGGTTATGCATTTCTCAGGCATCGGAGATGGCTGCTGTGAAGAGGTTATCGAAGCCAATTGGCTTATCTGGTGTCTCTGAAGCTGGCACTATTAAAAGGCTGTACGCATCTGTAGTGGTACAAGCAAGCGACTCTAGTCTTTCACTAggtgaagaaaaaagaaatttggTGGAGATATCCATTGTTCCTGAAAAACTTGCCACGGAGTCATCTGGAAAAACCGCTGGTTTCTGTAAAACAGGCTTGGAGCCATCCAACCAAGATGTTGTTTCTTCACTGTTTTCTGCAGTTCCTAACACAACTAAGGTACCAAAAGTCAGAATTCAAGATGTTCTTGATCATACATCAGCAAAAACCAAAAGTAATCCATCAGTTGCCTCAGAGAtagagaagaagggaaagacgaTTTCTGTAACATCCGCATCTGGCTTCCAGAAAGGGGCCGTATTAAGCAAGGTAAGTCCACGTCTGATCAAGCCCGTATTTCGGAGCAAGACTTTcgttaaaaagaaaggaaagagggaACCGGCTTCAAAATCTGGTAATTCCAGCAGATGTGAAGTTGACAAAGCTGGCGTCCTTCCTAGTAAAACAAAGTCAGGTTGCCAAAAAGAATCTGGCTCTCCAGCATCCAGCAGTATGATTCCTGCTGCTGCAGTTGCCGCAGAAAACATTTACAGTGGTGCAAACAAGCCTTATTTCAGTCCAAATATCTGTAATGGTGGTAGAGCTGTTGGTGTGAAAACAAGTGAAGGCTCAAGTTCAAGAGAAAAGGGGGAATTCTCCCAAAGTTCTAAAAGTAGCATTGGTGATTATAGTAGCAGCACCAGCATCAGTGAGGAGAGCCATCATAGTGTCTCCAGCAGTAATGGCAGTAGGCCTCACATGTCAAAGGATGTGAGATGGGTAGCAGTTCACCACATCATGATGCAACAAGGAAGCTTAGGGTTGAAGAATTTTAAGCTTCTCAGAAGGCTTGGTTGTGGAGATATTGGGACTGTTTATCTTGCTGAGCTAATTGGTTCAGAATGCTTATTTGCATTGAAGGTCATGGATGTTGAATTCCTGGTGAGCAGAAAAAAGATGCTTAGAGCACAAACAGAAAGGGAGATACTGCAAATGCTGGATCATCCATTCCTTCCTACCTTGTATGCCCATTTTACGACAGATAACCTTTCTTGTCTAGTCATGGAGTATTGTCCAGGTGGTGACCTGCATGTCCTCCGACAGAAACAACCTGGAAGATTTTTCTCTGAACCAGCTGCTAGGTAGGTCGCTTCAACTGAAGACCACTTGTAGCTTAGCGGTTGCATTTTTCTATCAAGAAAGCATTGCAGAAATTGTTCAAATCATCCTTCTAGCTGTGTTTAAGTCATGCCATGGTGCTCCATATTGTGGTTTACTTTAATCATCCCTCCCACCCGCACTTAGATGGGAGGTTTAGGAAGAGCCTTTTACGACATCCAGGATTTTTGGGTAGGGATAATATTCTATCAATAATAAATCACATCTAAATTAACTAAACTTGCTAAAGAATACTCTGCAAAAgtaggaaagaaagaaactgaTATGAACAAACAAATTGCCTTAATTCCTAACGGAGGTTATTTTAATAAATAGAACCATGGCAAATCCAATAATCTGACTCGTTGGAACCAGTCAAAGCCCCAGATAGCTTCTTGTTTAGTTCCTCCAATTTTAGGAAATCAATACAGAATTTGATTGCTGATTTAGTTTTGATAAACTGACACGTGAAAAAGTGCTGTAATGCACTAGAATCTCATGAAATCCAACTGAAGTTTGGGTGAAGGATGTGACAGTGTGAGGCACTTTTCTGTGCAGCTTCTTGAGTGGCATACTGGTTGCTGTCTTCTAAACAATTGTTTGAACCCAAATCTACAAACATGAAGAACTCTTTAGTCAGAAAATTCAGCTATCATTTATCTATAGCACCAGCCACACCAGATAGGAATCAGAACACCTTTGGCATGTGCCCAGATTCAGAGTCGGAAATAATTGAATATATAGCGAAGCAGAGATCGTATGTGCAATCAATGTGCatcatttatatattttgttATGCTTTAAGAGTGTGTATATTCCCTGTTGATGCTGCAAACTCATGCTGTGCAAACATTTCTGCAGGTTTTATGTTGCAGAAGTCCTCCTTGCCCTGGAGTACCTGCACATGTTAGGGGTGATCTATCGAGATCTCAAACCAGAGAACATCCTAGTTCGTG from the Phoenix dactylifera cultivar Barhee BC4 chromosome 14, palm_55x_up_171113_PBpolish2nd_filt_p, whole genome shotgun sequence genome contains:
- the LOC103706110 gene encoding serine/threonine-protein kinase D6PKL1 isoform X2, giving the protein MKRIYVKKFGFSQVYFTTHWMASWETDKRDGKSHGHPVEDDLDRLLRAIDLRTSSGILGPSHQAGVDLLRKNTLKKPLKVGISQASGIGISDSGTLKQALRRLCISQASEMAAVKRLSKPIGLSGVSEAGTIKRLYASVVVQASDSSLSLGEEKRNLVEISIVPEKLATESSGKTAGFCKTGLEPSNQDVVSSLFSAVPNTTKVPKVRIQDVLDHTSAKTKSNPSVASEIEKKGKTISVTSASGFQKGAVLSKVSPRLIKPVFRSKTFVKKKGKREPASKSGNSSRCEVDKAGVLPSKTKSGCQKESGSPASSSMIPAAAVAAENIYSGANKPYFSPNICNGGRAVGVKTSEGSSSREKGEFSQSSKSSIGDYSSSTSISEESHHSVSSSNGSRPHMSKDVRWVAVHHIMMQQGSLGLKNFKLLRRLGCGDIGTVYLAELIGSECLFALKVMDVEFLVSRKKMLRAQTEREILQMLDHPFLPTLYAHFTTDNLSCLVMEYCPGGDLHVLRQKQPGRFFSEPAARFYVAEVLLALEYLHMLGVIYRDLKPENILVRDDGHIMLSDFDLSLRCSVSPTLLRSSSLGTEGPAKKLSGPCAENSCIDPLCLQPSWVHVSCFTPRLVSSTMAKTRKLKADLGGQVSPLPQLVVEPTDARSNSFVGTHEYLAPEIIRGDGHGSAVDWWTFGIFLYELLFGRTPFKGPGNEETLSNVVSQSLKFPESPAASFHARDLIRGLLVKEPENRLGSVRGAAEIKQHPFFDGLNWALIRCAVPPETPRSYDVGIPVVMTKKKEGKCLDFRSNGDDVEFELF
- the LOC103706110 gene encoding serine/threonine-protein kinase D6PKL1 isoform X1 codes for the protein MGSSGGICEIVESNEEQKSVHHFNRSNALSIKSKTDKRDGKSHGHPVEDDLDRLLRAIDLRTSSGILGPSHQAGVDLLRKNTLKKPLKVGISQASGIGISDSGTLKQALRRLCISQASEMAAVKRLSKPIGLSGVSEAGTIKRLYASVVVQASDSSLSLGEEKRNLVEISIVPEKLATESSGKTAGFCKTGLEPSNQDVVSSLFSAVPNTTKVPKVRIQDVLDHTSAKTKSNPSVASEIEKKGKTISVTSASGFQKGAVLSKVSPRLIKPVFRSKTFVKKKGKREPASKSGNSSRCEVDKAGVLPSKTKSGCQKESGSPASSSMIPAAAVAAENIYSGANKPYFSPNICNGGRAVGVKTSEGSSSREKGEFSQSSKSSIGDYSSSTSISEESHHSVSSSNGSRPHMSKDVRWVAVHHIMMQQGSLGLKNFKLLRRLGCGDIGTVYLAELIGSECLFALKVMDVEFLVSRKKMLRAQTEREILQMLDHPFLPTLYAHFTTDNLSCLVMEYCPGGDLHVLRQKQPGRFFSEPAARFYVAEVLLALEYLHMLGVIYRDLKPENILVRDDGHIMLSDFDLSLRCSVSPTLLRSSSLGTEGPAKKLSGPCAENSCIDPLCLQPSWVHVSCFTPRLVSSTMAKTRKLKADLGGQVSPLPQLVVEPTDARSNSFVGTHEYLAPEIIRGDGHGSAVDWWTFGIFLYELLFGRTPFKGPGNEETLSNVVSQSLKFPESPAASFHARDLIRGLLVKEPENRLGSVRGAAEIKQHPFFDGLNWALIRCAVPPETPRSYDVGIPVVMTKKKEGKCLDFRSNGDDVEFELF